The DNA segment AGGTCCCAGATGACAAACTCTATAGTTTTCATAGTGTAAGACTATGAAAATAGCTGAAcccttttagtcccagcacttgggaggctaaggcaagcAGATCTATGTATTCGaggcagcctagtctacagagtgagttccaggatcgccaaggctacacggagaaaccctgtcatgatacacaaaaagataaaattaaagaatacacacacacacggggttggggatttagctcagtggtagagcgcttgcctagcaagcgcaaggccctgggtttggtcctcagctccaaaaaaaaaaaaaaaaaaaaaaaaaaaatacacacacacacacacacacacacacacacacacacacacacaaatttggcTTGGGTTAGATGTGTAGCTAAGTGGTTTGgctcttgcctagcatgctcggggacatgggttcaattccccaaCTTAAATATAGCCCCTCAATTTAGCAGATCCGGCAGGTGTAGGCAGGTGACTCCCACACTTGGAGCATCCACCTGGccgcttctccctctcctcccccacatCCCTGGGGATCCTCCGCTGGCCAAGTGTTACCGTGCGCACGCGCACATAGTGACAGGAAGCGTGGCCTCACTCTGCGCCTGTGCTGAATTCCAGCTGCAACTGCTAGGAGAGAAAATGATGCCCAGGATGGGCTCTGCCGCCCGCCGGCTGCGGAGAGCCCACACTGCACACGCGCAGACACAGCGCCCGCATCAAAACAGCGGCGGACAGCGCGTTCCCCATGTCCTGCGCCTCTGGCTGGCAGGAGTTCCTCTCAGCCGTGACCCCCGCCCGGCCAGGCCAGACGAGCTCCCGTCTGATCGGAGATGCCCCGGGAGATCATCACCCTGCAGCTGGGCCAGTGCGGCAACCAGAGTGAGCAAGCAATCACTGTGCCCCGCTAGTCTCTGGTTCTATCCCTCGGGCCGCACTCAAGTGCCTGGTACCCATCAATTCCCTTTGTCCTTCCCATGGACCACCCTTCCTATTGAGCATGATGATTCAGGGAAGAGCTGCCTTCTCAGCCCTGGGCTGTGACATCTTCCAGACCCAGGCGTTTTGGGTCACCTCCTGGAGTGTAATAGGCTCTGAGCCTGGGGTTCTCAGGCCTTAAGGCTCTAGCAGACTTGggcctctttccccctcccccagttgGGTTCGAATTCTGGAAACAGCTGTGTGCTGAGCATGGCATCAGCCCGGAGGGCATCGTAGAGGAGTTCGCCACCGAGGGCACTGACCGCAAGGACGTCTTTTTCTACCaggtgcccctccccctccacagaAACTTGCCAGGACCTTGGAGACCTGAAGGGACTGGCAGCCACATGGTGCTGGGAAAGTCACTGGGCAGATGGGAACAGAATGGCTGTCTTGAGGGAGGGCCTGCCGAAACCAGAGTTGGGGACTTgactcatcctagctccctgggcCAATCCTGGCTTCCCTTTGACAGGCAGACGATGAGCATTACATCCCCCGGGCTGTGCTGCTGGATCTGGAGCCCCGGGTGATCCATTCCATCCTCAACTCCTCCTATGCCAAGCTCTACAACCCAGAGAACATCTACCTGTCCGAGCATGGAGGAGGGGCTGGCAACAACTGGGCCAGGGGATTCTCCCAGGTGTCAGTCCCAGACTTTCTTGGTAATCCTAGCCAGGGATAAGGCAAGGCTCAAACAAACCTGGGGATCTGTCCAGGCTAGACTTGCAATTATTAAAGAGACTAATGGATATGTTGAGAAGAGGGACTACTTGGAAGGTTATGCAAATTTTATGTAAATCCTTTCACAAAGTAGCATTTCTGGGTTGAGAAAGGTTGCAGTCGGGAAGCTCAGCTTCAGGATGGCAACAGAGACCAAGTGTGGAGTTCTTGGTGCTGAGAAAGGAGCCTTTGGCCTGACTTTCCCTTCCCCATGTCTACATATAGGGCGAGAAAATTCACGAGGACATCTTTGACATCATAGACCGAGAAGCAGATGGAAGTGACAGTCTAGAGGTGAGGGTGTTCCACAGGGAAACAGACTGGGGGAAAAGATCAGGCAGGATTTAAACACGTGATGCGGTGGAGCCATTCAACTGGGCATCCATTCGGGGACATCATATAGAACGCATTAAGGTGACTAAGCCACTGCCTTGTTCCAGGGAAATCAGAATCTCAGTGCTGTCACTTAGCCTCTCCTTGGTCTCTGAGCCTTTCCAAGGAGCCTCAGAGACAAGGCTGATGTCTCTCTTTGAGATACCTGGACactgcctctttctctccccattcaGGGATTTGTGCTGTGTCACTCCATTGCTGGGGGGACAGGTTCCGGTCTGGGCTCCTACCTCTTAGAGCGACTGAATGACAGGTAAGCCTGCGTTTAAGAAGTCATTAGCCTTGACTCTTTGGTATGCGggttaatattttaattacacTGTTGCTTATTTTGGGGGAGGCATACCTGTCCATGCATAGATGcatacgtgtggaggtcagaggacagcgtgTGCCGGTTGGTTCTCTTTCACCACGTGGATCTCAGGAACCGCTGAGGTCATTAAGTTGTGGTGGCAAGCATCTCTACCTTACCCGCTGAGTCACCTTACTGTtgactggtttcttttttttttttgggggggggggttctttttttcggagctggggaccgaacccagggccttgtgcttcctaggtaagcgctctaccactgagctaaatccccagcccctggtttcttttaaaacccagttatgttctgtgaatgtttttgttttaatcccaggtgtgggatgagAGGCTGCTTCCcagcaggtgattatgatttgcctcatgcactGGAAGGGGCGTGatctttgccagctgcagatagtttgattctggggactctggagagaGTATAAATGCCAGAGGCCTGAGAGGGGCAGGGGTGCTTGAAGGGAGGCTGctactctcccccaccccccgcttCTGGTTGCTGTTGTTGGTTAACAGGAAGCTGGAGATACCCTGACATGAAGATCGAACTGGCCCCAAGAAGCTCGACagccctaatcagcaggaagtagtctaaagaggaCTATGACCGCTTCCCCCTTTAGCCTTCTTTCTCCCATATCTAGTGTTTGGGGCGTTGGAAGGGATCAGAGTGAAATAAAGGTTGGAAGGAAggtagaagtaaaaaaaaaaaaataataaaataactaaaaaacaaaaaatgcgaACACCTCATTGGTCAATAAGAAGAGAGTTTTGATGAGTTACCTACCTTGAGCTGACCTGTTAACATGTCTGGAAGGGACTGGCCTGATGGTTAATTGATACAGGAAGACCTGGCCTATTGTAGGTGGCACTATTCCCTTGGTAGGTGTTCCTGCACAGCATAAAAGAGAAAGCTAGCTGCCAGCCAGCAAGCAAGGATCCATGCATTTAATtccctctgctcttgactgtggacatCCTGCTTTGACTCCCCAGAAATAATGTGTTGTAACCTAAAACTGAAAGTCAAACAagtcctttctttcccaagttgctttttgctgtgtttgtcacagtaacaggaactgaagtagaattCCTAGATAATCTCTTTCCACGTTGTTTCTTTACCCCCTTGAGCTGGAAGTTTTGGGGGGttctgttgtgttgttgttgggtttttgtttgttcatttgtttgctaCTCCCTGAGTCACCGGGACAGAACCATCCAGAGAACACCTTGGAAGCAAAAactgggcagggagatgggatgTTCCCTTGGGACCTACAGAACGTGGCTTGTCCTCTGGGTGCCAATTTCTGAGGCGTGCTCTTGATCCTTTTGTACACGAGCTCAGTGGCACTTGGAAAGGAGATCGATGGCTGGGGAGGTCCTTCCGGTTCACAGTGCCTTCCTCTGCTTTCCCTCTTCTTTGCCCTCAGGTACCCCAAGAAATTGGTGCAGACCTACTCTGTGTTTCCCAACCAGGATGAGATGAGTGACGTGGTGGTCCAGCCCTACAACTCCCTCCTCACCCTAAAGAGGCTGACCCAGAACGCGGACTGTGTggtgaggaaaggaagagggagtcAGGACTTAGCTCCCCTTCTAAGACTTGTCCGTGCCCTTCTCTGGCCCTGGCTCAcacaaaacacccaacaaagcCATGACACTGGGCCAGATTATGAACTAAGATGCCAACTTCCAAGTTGCTTCCAGGATTTTGGGGCAGCCACAGAGTATTCCCCTGTCCCGGCATATTACCCCATTTTGCCTATTCGGTGCCTCCTTGTGCTTGAACTCAAAGGTCACTTTAATAGCAAAACCTCCCCGCCTCCATTATTCAGATTCCTTTGTGTATGTTGTGAACTAAACTTGTCTTAGGTGCACGTGGTTGTTTATGCCCGTAATTCCATTTTTGCgtaggctgaggcaagaggatcactaTTTGTTcaaaggatagcctgggctacataattaAGTTCCAAGCCAGACTGAGCTATGGACTGAGATCTAGTCTagactaaaagaaagaaatgggggttggggatttagctcagtgatacagtgcttgcctagcaagcgcaaggccctgggttcggtccccagctccgaaaaaaagaaaaagaaaaaaaaaagaagaaatgaagcaggATTTTACTAAATCTGTCctagctgacctcaaacttgtgatcctccttaCCTTACCTTtttcttaaatgtatttattctatgtgaatacactgcagctgtcttcagacacaccaggagagggcatcagatcccattacaggaggttgtgagccaccatgtggttgctgggatttgaacttaggacccctggaagagcagtcagtgctcttaaccgctgagccatctctctagctcccctaCCTCGGCTTTTTAATTGGAAATGTGTGTACTCCCATGCCTGCTGTATTTATGGCTAAAAGAGACTAAATCTGAGCTATACCTCCAGCCTTGTTTCAATAATTGCTTTTTCCTGGACTGTAGGCCCAAGGGCGGCACATATCTGTTCTCTGTAGTCTCTCTAGAACCAAGGCATGTGGGGGACATATATGTTTATGGTCCTGTGTCATGCCATTACTCTTATGGTATCCCAGAGATAGAATATTTCTTTGAAGGTAGCAAATCTACTTCCTGGTTTGGGAATTTACAGACATTACGCATTGTCTTATTCCGAGGTCCCCTTTTGCCTCAAAAGATGTTATAGAGCCCCATATCCTGCCAGGTGGTGCTGGACAACACGGCCCTGAACCGGATCGCCACAGACCGCCTGCACATCCAGAACCCATCCTTCTCCCAGATCAACCAGCTGGTGAGCCCCCACTCCTGGAATGAGAGCCCTCTGTCTGCGAGAGAGTCATCAGAGGAGGGACGCTCCACCTCCATCAAGTCCCATGACACAGTATTTCCTGCTCCCAGGTGTCCACCATCATGTCAGCCAGCACCACCACCCTGCGCTACCCCGGATACATGAACAACGACCTCATCGGCCTCATCGCCTCACTCATTCCCACCCCTCGACTACACTTCCTCATGACTGGCTATACCCCCCTCACCACGGACCAGTCAGTAAGAGCTCCCCCAGTGTCCCAGCACTGAGGCCTTTCCCTTTTCCATACTCTCCCACACAAAGCCACTCTTTGCAGCCCTTCTCTACCCACCTCCCCAGGTTCTATACTCAGGGCCTGACACTGCCACCAGTTTGCAGCCCTGCCTCCGTGTTCTACTACCTTTGTTTGGCTCCTGCAGGAGTGCTGCCCAATGGGGTCTCCTGCTCATTGCTCAAGGGCATGGGATTGGTGAGCTGAGAGCCATGATCGATCAATTGATCGATCCTAATCCCATGGCAGAGACTCAGCACAGACCTGATCTAAAGACAGTCCCcagaggccacacctcctgccaGCTGATGGGGACAGAGTTGACCCTTCTCCTCTGTCCATGCCACTCTGAGTTGCTCCCTGACTGCTGCCCGGGTCCCTGTGAATCCCTGTTCCCTCAGGTGGCCAGTGTGAGGAAGACAACAGTTCTGGATGTCATGAGGAGACTGCTACAGCCCAAGAACGTGATGGTGTCCACAGGCCGGGATCGTCAGACCAACCACTGCTACATCGCCATCCTCAACATCATCCAGGGAGAGGTGGACCCCACCCAGGTAAGGAAGGCCTCTTTACCCtagcctggggaccacaggatGGAGAAGAAGCCACCACCACCTCTCTGCCCACTTCAGGTTCACAAGAGCCTGCAGAGGATCCGGGAGAGGAAGTTGGCCAACTTTATCCCCTGGGGCCCGGCCAGCATCCAGGTGGCCCTGTCAAGGAAGTCTCCCTACCTGCCCTCAGCCCACCGGGTCAGCGGGCTCATGATGGCCAACCACACCAGTATCTCCTCGGTGAGCACAGTCTCCTGTTGTCCCTGTGTTAccgggagtcaaacccagggcttcggGAATGGGAGGTAGCTCTCCCCactctgagccacaccccagctccTGGTCTTTGGCCACTCTGCTCCATTCCCTATGTCCTT comes from the Rattus norvegicus strain BN/NHsdMcwi chromosome 10, GRCr8, whole genome shotgun sequence genome and includes:
- the Tubg2 gene encoding tubulin gamma-2 chain, translated to MPREIITLQLGQCGNQIGFEFWKQLCAEHGISPEGIVEEFATEGTDRKDVFFYQADDEHYIPRAVLLDLEPRVIHSILNSSYAKLYNPENIYLSEHGGGAGNNWARGFSQGEKIHEDIFDIIDREADGSDSLEGFVLCHSIAGGTGSGLGSYLLERLNDRYPKKLVQTYSVFPNQDEMSDVVVQPYNSLLTLKRLTQNADCVVVLDNTALNRIATDRLHIQNPSFSQINQLVSTIMSASTTTLRYPGYMNNDLIGLIASLIPTPRLHFLMTGYTPLTTDQSVASVRKTTVLDVMRRLLQPKNVMVSTGRDRQTNHCYIAILNIIQGEVDPTQVHKSLQRIRERKLANFIPWGPASIQVALSRKSPYLPSAHRVSGLMMANHTSISSLFESSCQQYDKLWKRGAFLEQFRKEDIFKDNFEEMDRSREVVQELIDEYHAATRPDYISWGTQEQ
- the Tubg2 gene encoding tubulin gamma-2 chain isoform X1, which produces MPSSTTQRTSTCPSMEEGLATTGPGDSPRCQSQTFLGEKIHEDIFDIIDREADGSDSLEGFVLCHSIAGGTGSGLGSYLLERLNDRYPKKLVQTYSVFPNQDEMSDVVVQPYNSLLTLKRLTQNADCVVVLDNTALNRIATDRLHIQNPSFSQINQLVSTIMSASTTTLRYPGYMNNDLIGLIASLIPTPRLHFLMTGYTPLTTDQSVASVRKTTVLDVMRRLLQPKNVMVSTGRDRQTNHCYIAILNIIQGEVDPTQVHKSLQRIRERKLANFIPWGPASIQVALSRKSPYLPSAHRVSGLMMANHTSISSLFESSCQQYDKLWKRGAFLEQFRKEDIFKDNFEEMDRSREVVQELIDEYHAATRPDYISWGTQEQ